The following proteins are co-located in the Nonlabens ponticola genome:
- a CDS encoding ferredoxin--NADP reductase, which produces MVFHQLSIKEVTKVTSQAVEIVFDVPQDLKSDFEYTAGQYLTLRADIDGNDVRRAYSLSSAPHEDHLSVVVKAVQHGTFSNYAMKLRAGDTLQVAPPDGLFIHESDASAVNHYLNVAAGSGITPIMSIIKSILHTEKDSRVVLIYGNQSQSQTIYFEQLNDLQDAHPDRFKVRYSFSREERQDELFGRVNKANLNYFLKNDCEDYAFAKAYLCGPEAMINMATNNLTEKEVVAKENIKFELFTATESEVEITEDSHLTEVKVILDDEEHQLTMRRDETLLEVMLKNDIDAPYSCQGGICSSCVGLLEEGKATMRKNSILTDEEVDEGLTLTCQACPTTAKIVVNFDEV; this is translated from the coding sequence ATGGTTTTCCACCAACTGTCCATAAAAGAAGTCACAAAAGTCACTTCACAAGCCGTTGAGATCGTCTTTGACGTGCCGCAGGATTTGAAAAGCGATTTTGAATATACCGCAGGCCAGTACTTGACCTTGAGAGCAGATATTGATGGCAATGACGTGAGACGTGCCTACTCATTGAGCAGCGCACCACATGAAGATCACTTGAGTGTTGTGGTAAAGGCTGTGCAGCATGGTACATTCTCAAACTATGCCATGAAACTGCGCGCTGGCGACACCCTTCAAGTCGCGCCACCAGATGGATTGTTTATTCACGAGAGCGATGCCAGTGCCGTCAATCACTATTTGAATGTTGCAGCAGGTAGCGGTATCACACCTATAATGTCCATCATCAAGAGTATTCTTCATACTGAAAAAGACAGCCGAGTGGTATTAATTTATGGGAATCAGTCTCAATCGCAGACCATATATTTTGAGCAATTGAACGATTTGCAAGACGCCCATCCAGATCGTTTCAAAGTGCGGTACAGTTTCTCTAGAGAAGAGCGTCAGGATGAGTTGTTCGGTCGTGTGAACAAGGCAAACCTCAATTATTTTTTGAAGAATGATTGTGAGGATTACGCTTTCGCGAAAGCTTACCTATGCGGTCCAGAAGCCATGATCAATATGGCAACAAACAACCTTACCGAGAAAGAGGTCGTCGCCAAAGAAAACATCAAATTTGAACTCTTCACCGCTACAGAAAGTGAGGTAGAAATCACCGAAGATTCTCACTTGACGGAGGTAAAAGTCATCCTAGACGATGAAGAACACCAACTTACCATGCGTCGTGATGAGACCTTGCTTGAAGTGATGCTCAAAAACGATATCGATGCACCTTATTCCTGCCAAGGAGGAATTTGTAGTAGCTGCGTAGGCTTGCTAGAGGAAGGAAAAGCCACCATGCGCAAAAATTCTATTCTCACTGACGAGGAAGTAGATGAAGGCCTAACACTCACCTGCCAGGCTTGCCCAACTACCGCCAAGATTGTGGTTAATTTTGATGAGGTTTAA
- a CDS encoding CoA transferase subunit A — MINRTVSDAAQALEGVKSGMTLMLGGFGLSGIPENSISQLVKLGVKDLTCISNNAGVDDFGLGLLLQGKQIKKMISSYVGENDEFERQMLSGELEVDLIPQGTLAERCRAAQAGIPAFYTPAGYGTEVAEGKEERVFNGKPHILEHAFKADFAMVKAWKGDTAGNLIFKGTARNFNPVMCGAAAITVAEVEELVPSGELDPNQIHIPGIFVKRIFQGVNYEKRIEQRTVRTREDVR, encoded by the coding sequence ATGATCAATAGAACTGTAAGTGATGCTGCACAAGCGCTGGAAGGCGTGAAAAGCGGCATGACTTTAATGTTAGGAGGTTTCGGACTTTCTGGAATCCCAGAAAACAGCATCTCACAACTCGTGAAATTAGGTGTTAAAGACCTTACCTGTATATCAAACAATGCTGGTGTTGATGATTTTGGTTTGGGATTACTGCTGCAAGGCAAGCAAATCAAAAAAATGATCTCGTCATACGTGGGTGAGAACGATGAGTTTGAAAGACAGATGTTGAGCGGCGAGCTTGAGGTCGATCTTATACCCCAAGGAACTCTAGCCGAGCGTTGCCGTGCAGCTCAAGCAGGAATCCCAGCTTTTTACACGCCAGCTGGCTATGGTACTGAAGTTGCCGAAGGCAAAGAGGAGCGCGTTTTCAATGGAAAACCGCATATCCTTGAACATGCTTTTAAAGCAGATTTTGCCATGGTTAAAGCATGGAAAGGCGACACCGCTGGAAATCTAATATTCAAAGGAACCGCCAGAAATTTTAATCCAGTCATGTGTGGTGCAGCAGCTATCACCGTCGCAGAGGTTGAAGAACTTGTCCCATCAGGTGAGTTGGATCCTAACCAGATTCATATTCCAGGAATATTTGTCAAGCGCATATTCCAGGGCGTGAATTATGAGAAGAGAATAGAGCAGAGAACCGTTAGAACTAGAGAAGATGTTAGATAA
- a CDS encoding ABC transporter ATP-binding protein — protein sequence MIEITNLSKQYADTKVLDIDHLEIPAGQAVGLVGNNGAGKTTLFSLLLDLIQPTTGYITTNQVRVDESEDWKPFTSAFVDESFLIGYLTPEEYFYFIGELRGQNKADIDALMEKHLEFFNGEAIGQKKYLRDLSKGNQKKVGIIAALIGSPKVVILDEPFANLDPSTQIRLKKIIKELAEDSETTVFISSHDLIHVTEVAQRVVLLEKGRVVMDMMKDAGTFAQLEQYFMGISESHAPVAQLQEEE from the coding sequence ATGATTGAAATAACAAACCTCTCAAAACAATACGCAGACACTAAAGTGTTGGACATAGATCATCTAGAGATCCCAGCTGGACAAGCGGTAGGTCTGGTAGGAAATAACGGTGCTGGCAAAACCACGCTGTTTTCATTGCTACTAGACTTGATACAACCTACTACCGGTTACATCACTACAAACCAGGTGCGCGTTGATGAAAGTGAGGACTGGAAACCGTTTACCAGCGCTTTTGTCGATGAGAGTTTTCTCATAGGATATCTCACGCCCGAAGAATATTTCTACTTTATAGGCGAGCTGCGCGGTCAAAACAAAGCAGATATTGATGCCCTTATGGAAAAGCACCTTGAGTTTTTCAACGGTGAAGCCATAGGTCAGAAAAAATACCTGCGTGACCTATCAAAAGGTAACCAGAAAAAAGTAGGTATTATTGCCGCACTTATAGGTAGCCCTAAAGTGGTGATACTCGACGAGCCGTTTGCTAATCTGGATCCATCCACACAAATAAGACTGAAGAAGATCATCAAGGAACTAGCAGAAGATAGTGAGACAACGGTCTTTATCTCAAGTCATGATCTGATCCACGTGACTGAGGTTGCTCAGCGCGTTGTGTTATTAGAAAAAGGTCGTGTCGTGATGGATATGATGAAGGACGCAGGAACATTTGCTCAATTAGAGCAGTATTTCATGGGAATAAGCGAGTCTCACGCACCAGTTGCACAATTACAAGAGGAAGAATAA
- a CDS encoding 3-oxoacid CoA-transferase subunit B translates to MLDKVGIAKRIAQEVKDGYYVNLGIGIPTLVANYVPDGLEVEFQSENGVLGMGPFPFEGDEDPDVINAGKQTITTLPGASFFNSATSFGMIRGQHVDLTILGAMEVAENGDIANWKIPGKMVKGMGGAMDLVASAENIIVAMMHTNRAGVSKLLKECTLPLTGVNCITKVVTNLSVLEITDQGFKLLERAPGVSVDDIKAATDGTLIVEGDIPEMVI, encoded by the coding sequence ATGTTAGATAAAGTAGGAATCGCCAAAAGAATCGCACAAGAAGTAAAGGATGGTTACTACGTCAATCTAGGTATTGGCATACCTACACTTGTGGCCAATTATGTTCCAGATGGACTAGAAGTAGAATTTCAGTCAGAGAATGGTGTGCTGGGCATGGGTCCGTTTCCATTTGAAGGCGATGAAGATCCAGATGTGATAAATGCAGGTAAGCAAACCATTACCACCTTGCCAGGAGCTAGTTTCTTTAATAGTGCCACGAGCTTTGGTATGATAAGAGGTCAGCATGTTGATTTAACGATTCTAGGAGCTATGGAAGTTGCCGAGAATGGCGATATCGCCAACTGGAAAATACCAGGCAAAATGGTCAAGGGAATGGGCGGCGCCATGGATCTCGTTGCCAGTGCCGAAAATATTATCGTGGCCATGATGCATACCAATCGTGCAGGCGTCTCAAAATTGTTGAAAGAATGCACATTGCCATTGACAGGCGTGAATTGTATTACCAAAGTCGTAACCAATCTTTCGGTTCTAGAAATTACAGACCAAGGTTTCAAATTATTAGAGCGAGCACCTGGCGTGAGTGTTGATGATATCAAAGCAGCTACTGATGGCACCTTGATTGTAGAAGGCGATATTCCAGAAATGGTCATTTAA
- a CDS encoding peptidoglycan DD-metalloendopeptidase family protein, whose amino-acid sequence MRPIIDPNFAVDTYFPIDLSVHNPYWDQHDVSDIETFEHYLEEKRKYHDKFVAHGGFKEQRALYRKSARFQDGAVRDIHMGIDLWAPAGTSVHALMDGMINSFANNDDAGNYGPTLILEHDFQGKKLYSLYGHLAVSDMQDWSVGLRFRESEIIAHLGTPQENGGYSPHLHFQVMTDMLDYRGDFPGVLAKEQLAEFDKIILDPNPFIFG is encoded by the coding sequence GTGCGACCTATCATCGACCCTAATTTTGCAGTAGACACCTATTTCCCGATTGACTTATCTGTGCACAATCCCTATTGGGATCAGCATGATGTGAGTGATATCGAGACTTTTGAACATTATCTTGAAGAAAAGCGCAAGTATCACGACAAGTTTGTAGCGCATGGTGGCTTTAAGGAGCAAAGAGCATTATATCGCAAGTCTGCCAGATTTCAGGATGGTGCGGTGCGTGATATTCACATGGGTATTGATCTGTGGGCGCCAGCTGGCACCAGTGTGCATGCGCTCATGGATGGTATGATAAATTCTTTCGCAAATAATGACGATGCTGGGAACTATGGACCTACCTTGATTTTGGAACACGATTTTCAAGGAAAGAAGTTATACAGTCTTTACGGTCATCTTGCCGTTAGTGATATGCAGGACTGGTCTGTAGGATTACGCTTTCGCGAAAGCGAGATCATAGCACACCTAGGTACACCTCAAGAAAACGGTGGTTATTCACCGCACCTACACTTTCAAGTTATGACAGACATGCTGGATTATCGCGGCGATTTTCCAGGAGTTTTAGCTAAAGAGCAATTGGCTGAATTTGATAAAATCATTCTCGATCCCAATCCGTTTATATTTGGATGA
- a CDS encoding lysophospholipid acyltransferase family protein: MKWLRYVLMPLYRIWFYILLAVPIIVMFPFLLLSVISEKTYSAFFFMARIWAAIILYGMGFWPVIKREAGMEKGKSYMLVANHTSMADIMLMLLIAKNPFVFVGKSELAKIPVFGFFYKRTCILVDRKNPRSRQAVFERASERLNDGVGICIFPEGGVPDDLSVQLDSFKDGAFRLAIEHQIPVVPMSFYDNKKRFPYVFFKGSPGIMRARTLPIQETRGLQLPGDKVSFRESVRTIMLNDLQKHQ; encoded by the coding sequence ATGAAATGGTTGCGATACGTCTTGATGCCTCTGTACAGGATATGGTTTTATATATTGCTTGCGGTTCCTATTATCGTGATGTTTCCGTTTTTATTATTGTCGGTCATTTCAGAAAAGACTTATTCTGCATTCTTTTTTATGGCGCGCATCTGGGCTGCAATCATATTGTACGGCATGGGATTCTGGCCAGTTATAAAACGAGAGGCTGGAATGGAAAAAGGTAAGAGCTATATGCTAGTTGCCAATCACACCAGTATGGCAGATATTATGTTGATGTTACTCATTGCCAAAAATCCATTTGTGTTTGTAGGTAAATCTGAGCTGGCTAAAATTCCCGTATTCGGTTTTTTCTACAAGAGAACCTGTATATTGGTGGATCGCAAAAATCCGCGCAGTCGCCAGGCTGTCTTTGAACGTGCGAGCGAGAGACTTAACGACGGCGTAGGCATCTGCATTTTTCCTGAAGGTGGTGTTCCTGATGATTTGAGCGTGCAGCTGGATAGTTTTAAGGACGGCGCTTTTAGGCTGGCCATTGAGCATCAAATACCGGTAGTGCCCATGAGTTTTTATGATAACAAGAAACGATTTCCATACGTATTCTTCAAAGGCTCACCTGGAATCATGCGTGCAAGGACGTTACCTATTCAGGAAACTCGTGGCTTGCAATTGCCTGGTGATAAAGTTAGCTTTCGCGAAAGCGTAAGAACCATCATGCTCAACGATTTGCAAAAACATCAGTAA
- the trpS gene encoding tryptophan--tRNA ligase, with protein MARVLTGIQSTGTPHLGNLLGAILPAIEMSKKEGTDSFLFIANFHSLTQIKDSETMRENTYATAAVWLACGLDTSRTTFYRQSDVPQVTELNWYLNCFFPYQRLTLAHSFKDKADRLSDVNAGLFTYPMLMAADILLYDAEVVPVGKDQLQHLEMARDVAGRFNNQMGDTLIEPQAKIQEETMYVPGTDGQKMSKSRGNLINIFLPKNQLKKQVMSIETDSTPLEEPKDPDTCNVFAIYELLANADQVKTMRNNYAGGNYGYGHAKKELLELILEKFATEREKFDHFMANKNEIDQALSDGAAKAQNVANGVLQKVREKIGY; from the coding sequence ATGGCAAGAGTACTTACAGGCATTCAATCTACAGGCACACCGCATTTGGGCAACTTATTAGGCGCCATTCTACCTGCTATTGAGATGTCGAAGAAAGAGGGAACAGACTCCTTTCTTTTTATAGCAAACTTTCACTCTTTGACTCAAATCAAGGATAGTGAAACCATGCGTGAGAATACTTATGCCACTGCTGCTGTGTGGTTAGCTTGCGGTTTGGATACCAGTCGAACCACATTTTACAGACAAAGCGACGTGCCACAAGTAACCGAACTCAATTGGTACCTCAACTGCTTTTTTCCATATCAACGATTGACACTTGCCCACAGTTTTAAGGACAAAGCAGATAGATTATCAGATGTGAACGCTGGATTATTTACCTATCCCATGCTTATGGCTGCTGACATCCTACTCTATGATGCAGAAGTGGTGCCCGTAGGTAAAGATCAACTGCAGCACCTGGAAATGGCGCGTGATGTCGCTGGTAGATTCAACAATCAAATGGGTGATACCTTAATTGAGCCACAGGCCAAAATTCAAGAAGAAACCATGTATGTTCCTGGAACTGATGGTCAAAAGATGAGTAAGTCGCGTGGCAACCTCATCAACATTTTTCTACCTAAAAACCAACTCAAAAAACAAGTGATGTCTATTGAGACCGATAGCACACCACTTGAGGAGCCTAAAGATCCGGATACTTGTAACGTCTTTGCTATTTATGAATTGTTAGCAAATGCAGATCAGGTAAAAACCATGCGCAATAATTACGCTGGCGGTAACTACGGTTATGGTCATGCAAAAAAGGAGTTGCTGGAATTAATACTAGAAAAATTTGCCACAGAACGTGAGAAGTTTGATCATTTCATGGCAAACAAAAACGAAATCGATCAAGCCTTGAGCGATGGCGCAGCAAAAGCTCAGAATGTTGCAAATGGCGTATTGCAAAAAGTACGTGAGAAGATAGGTTACTAG
- the dprA gene encoding DNA-processing protein DprA, protein MDQQELLSLLALKKAPLIGDIMAKKLIRTFGSATSVFEQKYQDIAAIEGIGEKKAQFIKSKTLFPKAEKELQFIEENKLRYRVYYNEDYPERLQYCVDGPIIFFEKGNVDWSNPYTLSIVGTRQITSQGSAFLEQFMEQIAPLKPTIISGYAYGVDILAHKLAIKYDLQTVAVMAHGLNQTYPRNHAAHNKDMMANGGFVTDFWNDDTFDRKNFLGRNRIIAGLSEATVVIESASKGGSLVTAEIANSYNREVFAVPGRVTDKYSSGCNQLIKQSKAHMLTTAADIPYILGWQERNVAVQKQLFVELSDDEKKVFNHLKQNGQELLDIIALKEQMAVHKVASILMTMELKGVVRPLPGKLFELV, encoded by the coding sequence ATGGATCAGCAAGAATTACTCTCCTTATTGGCACTTAAAAAAGCTCCATTGATAGGTGATATCATGGCTAAGAAGTTGATCAGAACCTTTGGAAGTGCGACCAGCGTCTTTGAGCAAAAGTATCAAGACATTGCCGCAATAGAAGGCATAGGCGAGAAGAAGGCACAATTCATCAAATCCAAAACGCTATTCCCAAAAGCAGAAAAAGAGCTGCAATTTATAGAGGAAAATAAACTTAGATACAGGGTTTATTACAATGAGGATTATCCAGAGCGATTGCAGTATTGTGTCGATGGACCAATCATCTTTTTTGAGAAAGGAAATGTAGATTGGAGTAATCCATACACGCTTAGTATTGTTGGAACTCGACAAATCACCTCGCAAGGCAGTGCTTTTCTAGAGCAATTTATGGAGCAAATTGCGCCGCTCAAACCTACTATCATCAGCGGTTATGCCTATGGAGTTGATATTCTTGCGCACAAGCTTGCCATCAAATATGATTTACAAACGGTAGCCGTGATGGCTCATGGACTCAATCAAACCTATCCTCGCAATCACGCTGCACATAATAAGGACATGATGGCAAATGGCGGTTTTGTTACAGATTTTTGGAATGATGACACATTTGACCGAAAGAATTTTCTGGGTCGTAACCGCATCATCGCAGGATTGAGTGAAGCAACGGTAGTAATTGAAAGCGCCAGTAAAGGTGGCTCGCTGGTCACTGCAGAAATTGCCAACAGTTACAACCGCGAGGTGTTTGCCGTGCCTGGCCGCGTGACTGATAAATACAGTTCTGGATGCAATCAATTGATCAAACAGTCCAAGGCTCACATGCTCACCACCGCAGCAGATATTCCCTACATTCTAGGCTGGCAGGAACGCAACGTGGCTGTGCAAAAACAACTTTTTGTAGAGCTTAGCGATGATGAGAAAAAAGTATTTAATCACCTCAAACAAAATGGTCAGGAACTTTTAGACATAATAGCTTTGAAAGAACAGATGGCCGTTCACAAAGTAGCTTCTATTCTCATGACCATGGAGTTGAAAGGAGTCGTGAGACCGCTACCTGGCAAGTTGTTTGAATTGGTCTAG
- a CDS encoding DUF5687 family protein — MFKQFISLEWKSFTRAAAFKQNVAFKIFMGLGAVYMLFVMTGLGVGVFYGLKKLVPDQDPFTVLNRFLIYYFVFDLAIRYGMQKMPVANIRPLLYLPITRSQIVNFALGKTSISFFNILHAFFFIPYSIVLLVEGYDPIGVISWHLAIIGITYTLNYLNVFMNKMDSVFYPVVAVVIGLALLQYFGIFDVTIYTVHVFEFFYEQPWSFVIPGMVAALFYYLAYNYFIKQLYLDAGLEVKVKAASTDDLTFFDRFGSVSTFIKNDIRLIKRNKRARMTFIMGFLFLFYGAFFMMPMYADIPAMRIFAGLFVTGGFLLSFGGLVPSWDSSYYKLMMSQNIPYRTFLLSKWYLMVIVTCICSVLSLAYGFVGIEWLKPMIAAAIFNIGFNSSFVLLGGAFVKTPIDLQSAKKAFGDSKAFNFKTILLAMLKLFVPIAVYAAFAFTISDNAGYIAVAATGVIGLLLRNKIFDLIENIYKNEKYDTIAAYSQTN, encoded by the coding sequence ATGTTCAAACAGTTCATCAGTCTAGAGTGGAAGAGTTTTACCAGAGCTGCGGCTTTTAAGCAAAATGTCGCGTTCAAGATATTTATGGGACTAGGTGCGGTCTACATGCTGTTTGTCATGACTGGTTTAGGTGTTGGTGTTTTTTACGGGCTTAAAAAATTAGTGCCGGATCAAGATCCATTTACCGTACTCAACCGTTTTTTGATTTATTACTTTGTGTTTGATCTCGCCATAAGATATGGTATGCAAAAAATGCCTGTGGCCAACATTAGACCACTGTTGTACCTGCCTATCACTCGCAGCCAGATCGTGAATTTTGCGCTAGGTAAAACTAGTATATCGTTTTTCAATATTCTACATGCGTTCTTTTTTATACCGTATTCTATTGTGCTGTTGGTTGAAGGTTATGACCCTATAGGCGTTATCTCTTGGCATCTAGCGATCATTGGTATAACCTACACATTAAATTACCTTAATGTGTTTATGAATAAAATGGATAGCGTTTTCTATCCAGTAGTTGCTGTGGTTATAGGGCTGGCATTGTTGCAATATTTTGGGATTTTTGATGTGACCATATACACCGTTCACGTTTTTGAATTCTTCTATGAGCAACCGTGGTCGTTTGTTATTCCAGGAATGGTGGCAGCGCTGTTCTACTACCTTGCCTACAATTATTTCATCAAACAGTTATATCTAGATGCTGGTCTTGAGGTAAAAGTCAAGGCAGCAAGTACTGATGATCTTACGTTTTTTGACCGCTTTGGTAGTGTGTCCACTTTTATTAAAAATGATATACGCCTTATCAAACGCAATAAGCGAGCGCGCATGACCTTCATCATGGGATTCCTATTCTTGTTTTACGGTGCCTTTTTCATGATGCCCATGTATGCTGATATTCCGGCGATGAGAATTTTTGCTGGCCTATTTGTGACTGGCGGTTTCTTGCTCAGTTTTGGTGGATTGGTGCCTAGTTGGGATAGTAGTTACTACAAGCTCATGATGTCGCAAAATATACCGTACCGCACCTTTTTATTGAGCAAATGGTACTTGATGGTGATAGTCACCTGTATTTGTAGCGTCCTGTCGCTGGCCTACGGTTTTGTGGGTATTGAGTGGCTCAAGCCTATGATTGCTGCTGCGATTTTCAACATAGGCTTCAACAGTAGTTTTGTGTTGTTGGGTGGTGCGTTTGTAAAGACGCCTATCGATTTGCAGAGTGCCAAAAAAGCCTTTGGCGATTCTAAGGCTTTTAATTTCAAGACCATCCTACTTGCTATGCTCAAATTATTTGTGCCCATTGCGGTCTATGCAGCCTTTGCCTTTACCATAAGCGATAATGCTGGTTACATTGCCGTTGCGGCCACTGGTGTCATAGGATTGCTACTGCGCAACAAGATTTTTGATCTTATCGAGAACATTTATAAAAACGAGAAATACGACACTATTGCTGCTTACTCGCAGACTAATTAA
- the porW gene encoding type IX secretion system periplasmic lipoprotein PorW/SprE produces MKHLFSISTVLLLALVVLASCSRKSDSFLSRNYHAVNTEFNTLYNGNLALQEGLEGIRTNFVDNYWDILPVEPLAFSEEIKIANPDESDPNFARAEEKAIKAVQKHTMLIDGEERNPQIDEAYMLLGKARYYDQRYVEAIEAFNYVLQFMPDADKSKRARIWREKTNMRLDNNEIAIENLQELVALKDSIEFDKEDLILANATLGQAYLNVNKIDSAIIYMNRAADRTKDRATEGRYKFITGQLFARAGMRDSAIVHFDEVIDLHRKIPRDYYVQAFIEKIKLRDTLEMSDAQLFYLLNDLEQNRENRPWLDLIYSRKAIFYEGIDSVDAAVVAYNQSLREPNRDSYLRANNYSALGAISFNQARFEQAGRYYDSAVALYADRSREKRATTKKRDNLSDIILFESNRRSADSLLAVLAMSDIEREAYYNEYIETIKERDRQLAEQAAIEEANLAQQQTALSTIPANVPGGRNLGPPANTVDDIGSRGQGSFYFYVPTTVARGKLEFRSRWGNRTLEENWRLDSQRSALQENEDSDIADASSSETPPEYLASYYMQQLPQGDVALDSIADARDFAYYQLGVLYKEKFKRSDLAIDRFETLLTFEPEQKLYLPTLYNLYLLGVDNAGGDYAFAKAEQYKNTIISRYPDSRYAQILLNPQTQLDRTGSPESVYADLYRKYENEQFAQVIEEANEKIISYSGDPIVPKLELLKTYASGRLYGLKAYKEGLDFIALNYPGTEEAEKAAELSASAERLRIPDTFLPEDRLENFKVLFEIPAGDSNLRQDIAVKMVEEFKSIGNGITFSIDVYTAETSLVVLHNFKDKENAAELAEYLATPNRISSLPQEFTVIATDNYKIVQVYKSLNDYQQQTP; encoded by the coding sequence TTGAAACACCTCTTTTCCATAAGTACCGTTTTATTACTCGCGCTAGTCGTCCTAGCGAGTTGCAGCCGTAAAAGCGATTCTTTCCTTTCTCGTAACTATCATGCTGTCAATACAGAATTCAATACACTTTATAACGGTAATCTTGCCCTGCAAGAAGGTCTGGAAGGCATAAGAACCAACTTCGTCGACAATTACTGGGATATTCTTCCAGTAGAACCACTTGCCTTCAGTGAAGAAATCAAGATTGCCAATCCAGATGAATCCGACCCAAATTTTGCAAGAGCAGAAGAAAAAGCCATAAAGGCCGTACAAAAACACACCATGCTTATTGATGGTGAAGAGCGCAATCCGCAGATTGATGAGGCTTACATGTTGTTGGGCAAGGCTCGCTATTATGACCAGCGTTATGTCGAGGCGATTGAGGCATTTAACTATGTGCTGCAATTCATGCCAGACGCTGATAAGAGCAAACGCGCTCGCATCTGGCGAGAAAAAACCAACATGCGCCTAGACAACAATGAGATAGCGATAGAGAATCTTCAAGAACTCGTCGCTCTCAAGGACAGCATTGAGTTTGATAAGGAAGATCTCATCCTAGCAAACGCCACGCTAGGTCAAGCATATCTCAACGTCAATAAAATCGATAGTGCCATCATCTACATGAACCGCGCTGCCGATAGAACAAAAGACCGTGCTACTGAAGGTCGTTACAAGTTCATCACAGGACAACTTTTTGCTCGTGCTGGAATGCGAGATAGCGCTATTGTACACTTTGACGAGGTGATCGATTTACACCGTAAAATACCACGTGATTATTACGTTCAGGCATTTATAGAAAAAATCAAGTTGCGCGATACGCTAGAAATGAGCGACGCTCAATTATTCTATCTACTCAACGATCTAGAGCAAAATCGCGAGAACAGACCGTGGTTGGATTTAATCTATTCTCGCAAGGCCATTTTTTATGAAGGCATTGATAGTGTTGATGCCGCAGTTGTCGCCTATAATCAATCATTGAGAGAGCCTAATCGCGATAGCTATTTAAGAGCAAATAATTATAGCGCGCTAGGCGCCATCAGTTTTAACCAGGCTAGATTTGAGCAAGCCGGCAGATATTATGACAGCGCGGTAGCCTTGTATGCAGATCGCTCTCGAGAAAAACGTGCCACGACTAAAAAGCGCGATAACCTATCAGATATCATTTTATTCGAATCCAATCGCCGCAGTGCTGATAGCCTACTGGCAGTTCTCGCCATGAGCGATATAGAGCGAGAAGCCTACTATAATGAGTATATTGAAACCATTAAAGAACGTGATCGCCAGCTGGCAGAGCAGGCTGCGATTGAAGAAGCAAACCTAGCGCAGCAGCAAACGGCGCTTTCTACCATTCCTGCAAATGTGCCAGGTGGACGCAATCTTGGGCCGCCAGCCAATACTGTTGACGATATAGGATCACGCGGTCAAGGCTCGTTCTATTTTTATGTACCTACTACCGTGGCAAGAGGTAAGTTGGAATTCCGTAGTCGATGGGGCAACCGCACGCTGGAAGAAAACTGGAGACTGGACAGTCAGCGCAGTGCATTGCAAGAGAATGAAGATAGCGACATTGCAGATGCATCCAGCAGCGAGACACCACCAGAATATCTAGCATCCTATTATATGCAGCAGTTGCCTCAAGGCGATGTCGCGCTTGATAGTATCGCAGATGCTCGCGATTTTGCCTACTATCAATTGGGTGTTTTATATAAGGAGAAATTCAAGCGCAGCGATCTAGCCATTGATCGATTTGAGACGCTACTTACTTTTGAACCAGAGCAAAAATTATACTTACCTACTCTATACAACCTATACCTGTTAGGAGTAGATAATGCTGGTGGCGATTATGCTTTCGCGAAAGCGGAACAATACAAAAACACCATCATATCAAGATATCCTGATTCTCGATATGCACAAATCCTGCTCAATCCACAAACACAACTGGATCGCACTGGTAGTCCAGAAAGTGTGTATGCAGATTTGTATAGAAAGTATGAGAATGAGCAATTTGCACAAGTAATAGAAGAAGCCAATGAGAAAATTATAAGCTACAGCGGCGATCCCATAGTTCCAAAACTAGAATTGCTCAAGACGTACGCTTCTGGAAGATTGTATGGTTTAAAAGCTTATAAGGAAGGCCTAGATTTCATAGCCCTTAATTACCCAGGAACTGAAGAAGCAGAGAAAGCAGCGGAACTATCTGCCAGTGCAGAACGTTTACGTATTCCTGATACTTTCTTACCTGAGGACAGGCTAGAAAATTTCAAGGTTCTTTTTGAGATTCCAGCTGGTGATAGCAACTTGCGTCAGGACATTGCGGTAAAGATGGTAGAAGAATTTAAAAGCATAGGCAATGGCATCACTTTTTCCATTGATGTCTATACAGCAGAAACAAGTCTGGTAGTGCTTCACAATTTTAAGGATAAAGAAAATGCTGCTGAGCTTGCAGAATATCTAGCAACTCCTAACCGCATATCTTCACTACCTCAAGAATTTACCGTTATTGCAACCGATAATTATAAGATCGTGCAGGTTTACAAGAGCCTAAACGACTACCAGCAACAAACCCCTTAA